Proteins encoded within one genomic window of Vanrija pseudolonga chromosome 3, complete sequence:
- the not1 gene encoding General negative regulator of transcription subunit 1, translating into MSNPPPGLGGGVARTGPPPGFAAAGNGPAGSTNGNNGGSAAGGPASPGGASGTAAIVRAQIVFLLTTFTEDSFDKAASEIRALASTHGPEMYHHFVRRTAVVAAPVIQVLVQHSQQYKDDPAAPPPQIPTSGPAALAWRLLATEAVRAARDVALAPHFVLTMLSPSQGTPLPLPSLRLFNLPPAVMFSLSALTLSNPQVFPSTHPSHDLILQTLHQTFQSATELLRSTVPFWATNIPNLPQDDLTLQEARTLMLAVYPRPSSSGSTTGAPSRPPTPTNPTSPHPSPLNSPQRGYLLQSLTIKFTSPAIVLQTLSTLSPGGPPRTPGSIPLEDILFELGDNLTGDSSTVEAVISRWWGPYLLEEPNQQAVTDEIIRTLHGLCHGLQDGRAVDFHGVISGICATTSVPWIDIVSSFDMPQSPLAHPSALPLAASLLLVPPQTPVSPLAGLLPASPSAPSWTNLSSLLYVLRNLSTLAPDSLPLFTLPTSPSPETVARIVEPYAPDAHVSKIVRQQAKDVQAAGLWNTLGLIQVLIKACALADSEDASDREELVDIGRRATELLDRAASLAPELVLIALEKLPKPLPAPITTMHSKILEVYLINPPSALASAQLVFQKLWELNPAGLLDVLAEFYGEDENNLGKVVEIAWDLQILDRLLASDNLHFALDVASLSSSKEYFTLEDWLADSVAVNGDDFLQAMFDFVEHKVRLEIDHQHQPESVPPPHFTLSDEAYSIFIRVIRNAENLTAEDIRRFKTLRTDVLILHPRLLNLRPGSKDEQGFQVAAYSKAITSQVDEMYRQMYSEENDLTLDKVVEDLKAYQKSDDHHERELFAAALHSLFDEYKFIKTYPQRELAMTGILFGAIIDYRLVKDTPAFVATRYALDACKTPPHEPPYQFGISALSVLRASLVDFPGLCRSLLEIPALHESHPSYINDIHAALTEREELDLQGGVKLAFPALKLPILIEEGDDEFREPEPKLRDQFMFIINQIAPSNYEQKSQDLLKIFEPQYSRWFAHYFIDVRVSLEANRHDLYIQLLDLISSPLLERHVLWETYRKARDLLNAESTVASSADRTTLKTIALWLGRITLARQLPIKHRELTIKDLLVQGYDNKRLIVAIPFVCNIMIACKDSPVFHIPNPWFHAIIRVLVELYHYGDLKLNMKFEIEVLFSKLDIQLESVEPSDLIRTHTPPPQPQTAVPNRLELELQRQLVSNEVSNGGQRFAEPSLDDPFARIQAMQSEQAAQAAHAQFLENVDELVRQLPEYLHFNSDLGVLQAPTFKRIVLHSIERAIREIVTPVVERSVTIAGISSRDLVQKDFGTEGDSGKMRKAAHLMVQNLAGNLALVTCKEPLRTSLMNNIRTLVGQNGFTEENVPDAVIAGVVNENLDVACDIIRKAAMEKAVRDIDVNLQPQFAARKAHRDARSQQPFWDGASFGVAISHTALPDPLRLRQGGLTPTQLRVYEDFGENAARALQQQQQQQQQQAQQQQAQQQQQLQSAHANGGADNYPVGYRDLGLGDGGLPPPEVKRGPSPRYNDQGEQVLPPHATVDKFHEIIAEIEKQIAHSSATSISQLEPDHDLHSLSRTVIVLAHSSVQREATTLAISQKVVQLLYKTESPLGREIYVILLRQLCQYAPKVNREVRQWLVYAEDARKFNVPVTVVLIRAEFIRVAELDAQLAKMMGRGFTGDVLDFTAQLIRECSLDAKAFIPRNGFAASITALLKAQEVGQSTQAADQLLEDLRGDSVGAAKLTPIDPKVHERLQHYFFEWVRLFSENPNTPEVSFVPYITWLQNENILGGEDVSTAFYTTAIKAAVECDTKSENWYGTDALAKLIILIVKNYGDKSGPGSVTRTVYYFNKIVTIMSYSLVRAQLDTEERFDQRPWTRFFTSMLSEINSIEASLPETSLGCLKSIANVLGIVQPTYAPRFAFGWISIISHRLFMSKLLAAPRQEGWADYHRCLMWLLRFVAPFISSASSELSPPARSLYRATLRILLVLMHDFPAFLVEYYHTLSTTIPAHCVQLRNIILAAFPTSEAALPDWYKRLDELVPDMQSFPRVRSDHVSALNSGNVKNAIDQYVHTGSPTGGAIVAELKNRIAVQKTLPDGTTTTVWNNTLLHATVFYLGTSAVQRHYMTAGVAEFDPKDPGVLLLVNLAHALDAEGQYLLLSVVADQLRFPSAHTLFFASFMLYLFKISTESAIPERIARVLLERVIVARPHPWGLIVTFVELLENPTYGFWDQPFVRADDEIFMMFRRARHITFICATHHGSTSIYRRSSHPGYLAASDISFPFNVCDSRIPSTSPLPINLLELATKRKRKHDGHPTILIKPSTIASLTRHVNE; encoded by the exons ATGTCAAACCCTCCTCCCGGGTTGGGAGGCGGGGTCGCCAGGActggcccgccgcccggcTTTGCCGCTGCTGGCAACGGCCCAGCCGGCAGCACCAATGGCAACAatggcggctcggcggctggcggcccAGCGAGCCCAGGTGGAGCCAGCGGCACAGCTGCCATTGTGCGCGCCCAGATCGTCTTCCTCTTGACCACCTTTACCGAGGACTCGTTTGACAAGGCAGCGTCCGAGATCAGAGCG CTCGCCTCGACCCACGGCCCAGAAATGTACCACCACTTTgtgcgccgcaccgccgtcgtcgccgcgccagtCATTCAGGTCCTCGTCCAGCACTCGCAGCAGTACAAGGATGACCCGGcggccccgcccccgcagaTCCCGACGtctgggccggcggcgcttgcCTGGCGTCTTCTCGCGACGGAGGCTGTacgcgccgcacgcgacgTGGCGTTGGCTCCCCACTTTGTGCTCACAatgctctcgccctcgcagGGTACGCCCCTCCCACTGCCCTCGCTGCGCCTATTTAACCTCCCACCCGCCGTCATGTTCTCTCTGTCGGCTCTCACCCTGTCAAACCCACAGGTCTTCCCGTCCACCCACCCCTCACACGACCTCATCCTCCAGACGCTTCACCAGACATTCCAGTCTGCGACCGAGCTTCTCAGGTCGACGGTGCCGTTCTGGGCGACCAACATTCCCAACCTTCCTCAGGACGACTTGACACTCCAGGAGGCGCGCACGTTGATGCTCGCGGTCTACCCTCGTCCTTCGAGCTCGGGCAGCACCACGGGCGCTCCGTCGAGGCCCCCTACGCCGACCAACCCGACGTCGCCGCACCCGTCGCCTCTCAACTCGCCCCAGCGAGGCTACCTGCTGCAGTCGCTGACCATCAAGTTTACATCGCCCGCCATCGTTCTCCAGACGCTGTCGACGCTTTCCCCTGGTGGCCCGCCCCGCACCCCTGGCTCGATTCCCCTCGAGGACATTCTGTTTGAGCTGGGCGACAACCTGACTGGCGACTCTAGCACCGTCGAGGCGGTCATTTCCCGCTGGTGGGGTCCCTATTTGTTGGAGGAACCAAACCAGCAGGCCGTCACCGATGAGATCATCCGCACTCTCCACGGCCTGTGCCATGGACTGCAGGACGGCCGCGCAGTCGACTTCCACGGTGTCATAAGCGGCATCTGCGCGACCACCTCGGTGCCTTGGATCGACATTGTCAGCTCGTTTGACATGCCCCAGTCACCTCTGGCGCATCCTTCGGCGCTCCCCCTCGCAGCGAGCCTTCTTCTGGTGCCTCCGCAGACCCCTgtctcgcccttggccgGGCTTCTTCCTGCCTCCCCGAGCGCCCCCAGCTGGACAAACCTCTCGTCCCTCCTCTACGTTCTTCGCAACCTGTCAACCCTggcgcccgactcgctccCACTGTTCACGCTTCCCACTTCTCCTTCGCCGGAGACGGTTGCGCGCATCGTCGAGCCGTACGCCCCCGACGCTCATGTCAGCAAGATTGTCCGCCAGCAAGCAAAGGACGTCCAAGCTGCCGGTCTGTGGAACACTCTGGGCTTGATTCAGGTCCTCATCAAGGCGTGCGCCCTtgccgactcggaggacgCCAGTGAccgcgaggagctggtcgacattggccgccgcgccaccgaACTCCTCGACCGTGCTGCCAGCCTCGCCCCCGAGCTGGTGTTGATTGCCTTGGAGAAGCTCCCCAAGCCTCTCCCTGCTCCCATCACCACCATGCACTCCAAGATCCTCGAGGTTTACCTCATCAACCCGCCCTCGGCTCTGGCGTCGGCACAGCTCGTGTTCCAGAAGCTCTGGGAGCTCAACCCCGCTGGCCTCCTCGATGTTCTCGCAGAGTTctacggcgaggacgagaatAATCTCGGCAAAGTTGTTGAGATCGCTTGGGACCTCCAGATCCTCGATCGTCTTCTCGCCAGCGACAACCTGCACTTTGCCCTCGATGTGGCCTCGCTCTCATCCAGCAAGGAGTACTTCACATTGGAGGACTGGCTGGCCGACAGCGTTGCGGTCAACGGCGATGACTTCCTCCAGGCCATGTTCGACTTTGTTGAGCACAAGGTTCGCCTTGAGATtgaccaccagcaccagcccgAGTCGGTCCCGCCGCCTCACTTCACGCTCTCGGACGAGGCCTACTCGATCTTCATCCGCGTCATTCGCAACGCTGAGAACCTGACGGCCGAGGACATTCGCCGCTTCAAGACCCTGCGCACCGATGTCCTCATCCTCCACCCTCGTCTCCTCAACCTCCGCCCGGGTTCCAAGGACGAGCAGGGCTTCCAGGTCGCCGCGTACAGCAAGGCTATCACCAGCCAGGTCGACGAGATGTACCGCCAGATGTACAGCGAGGAGAACGacctcaccctcgacaaggttgtcgaggacctcaaggCTTACCAAAAGTCGGATGACcaccacgagcgcgagctcttTGCTGCCGCCCTCCACTCGCTCTTTGACGAGTACAAGTTTATCAAGACCTACccgcagcgcgagctcgccatgACCGGTATCCTCTTTGGAGCCATCATCGACTACCGCCTGGTCAAGGACACGCCGGCCTTTGTTGCCACCCGCTACGCCCTTGACGCCTGCAAGACGCCTCCCCATGAGCCCCCTTACCAGTTTGGCATCAGTGCTCTTAGCGTCCTTCGagcctcgctcgtcgacttcCCAGGCCTCTGCCGCTCGCTCCTTGAGATCCCCGCTCTCCACGAGTCGCACCCGAGCTACATCAACGACATTCACGCCGCTCtcaccgagcgcgaggagctcgacctccAGGGCGGTGTCAAGCTTGCCTTCCCTGCCCTCAAGCTGCCCATCCTCATCGAGGAgggtgacgacgagttcAGAgagcccgagcccaagcTGCGTGACCAGTTCATGTTCATCATCAACCAGATCGCGCCGAGCAACTACGAGCAAAAGTCGCAGGACCTGCTCAAGATCTTTGAGCCGCAGTACTCTCGCTGGTTCGCACACTACTTTATCGACGTGCGTGTCAGTCTCGAGGCGAACCGTCACGACCTGTACAtccagctgctcgacctcatcAGCTCGCCTCTGCTTGAGAGACACGTCTTGTGGGAGACGTACCGCAAGGCTCGTGACCTTCTCaacgccgagtcgaccgtGGCTTCGTCGGCCGACCGCACGACTCTCAAGACTATCGCCTTGTGGCTGGGCCGTATCACGCTCGCCCGCCAGCTGCCGATCAAGCACCGTGAGCTCACGATCAAGGACCTCCTCGTTCAGGGCTACGACAACAAGCGCCTCATCGTTGCCATTCCCTTCGTCTGCAACATCATGATTGCGTGCAAGGACTCGCCGGTCTTCCACATTCCCAACCCGTGGTTCCACGCGATCATCAGAGTCCTCGTGGAGCTGTACCACTATGGcgacctcaagctcaacaTGAAGTTCGAGATCGAGGTGCTGTTCAGCAAGCTCGACATCCAGCTCGAGTCGGTTGAGCCGTCCGACCTCATTCGcacccacacgccgccgcctcagcCCCAGACTGCGGTTCCCAACCgtctcgagcttgagcttcAGCGCCAGCTTGTCAGCAACGAGGTGTCcaacggcggccagcgcTTCGCTGAGCCCTCGCTGGACGACCCCTTCGCACGCATCCAGGCCATGCAGAGCGAGCAGGCTGCCCAGGCTGCCCACGCCCAGTTCCTCGAGaacgtcgacgagcttgtgCGCCAGCTCCCCGAGTACCTCCACTTCAACTCGGACCTCGGTGTGCTCCAGGCGCCGACTTTCAAGCGCATCGTCCTGCACTCGATCGAGCGCGCCATCCGCGAGATTGTCACTCCCGTTGTGGAGCGTTCCGTCACCATTGCGGGCATCTCGTCTCGTGACCTGGTGCAGAAGGACTTTGGCACAGAGGGCGACTCTGGCAAGATGCGCAAGGCTGCCCACTTAATGGTCCAGAACCTTGCCGGCAACCTTGCCCTCGTCACCTGCAAGGAGCCCCTCCGCACCAGCCTGATGAACAACATCCGCACTCTGGTCGGCCAGAACGGCTTCACAGAGGAGAATGTTCCCGACGCTGTCATCGCCGGTGTCGTCAACGAGAACCTTGACGTTGCCTGCGATATCATCCGCAAGGCTGCTATGGAGAAGGCCGTCCGCGACATTGACGTCAACCTCCAGCCCCAGTTTGCTGCTCGCAAGGCccaccgcgacgcccgcagccagcagcccTTCTGGGACGGTGCCTCGTTCGGCGTTGCCATCTCGCACACCGCTCTCCCCGACCCGCTCAGGCTTAGACAGGGTGGCTTGACCCCCACCCAGCTGCGCGTGTACGAGGACTTTGGCGAGAAtgctgctcgtgctctccagcagcaacagcagcagcagcaacaacaggcccagcagcagcaagcccagcagcagcagcagttgCAGTCGGCCCATGCGAACGGTGGCGCGGACAACTACCCTGTCGGCTAccgcgaccttggccttggcgacggaGGCCTCCCTCCTCCCGAGGTCAAGCGTGGGCCGTCGCCCCGCTACAACGACCAGGGCGAGCAGGTTCTTCCTCCCCACGCCACTGTCGACAAGTTCCACGAGATCATCGCCGAAATCGAGAAGCAGATTGCCCACTCGTCTGCTACTTCCATTTCGCagctcgagcccgaccacGACCTCCACTCGCTCAGCCGCACGGTCATCGTCCTTGCCCACTCATCggtgcagcgcgaggcgaccACTCTGGCCATTTCCCAGAAGGTCGTCCAGCTCCTGTACAAGACCGAGTCGCCTCTCGGACGCGAGATCTACGTGATACTGCTCAGGCAGCTCTGCCAGTACGCCCCCAAGGTCAACCGCGAGGTCCGCCAGTGGCTCGTCTACGCCGAGGATGCTCGCAAGTTCAACGTGCCCGTCACTGTTGTTCTGATCCGTGCCGAGTTCATCCgcgtggccgagctcgacgcccagCTTGCGAAGATGATGGGTCGCGGCTTCACTGGAGACGTCCTTGACTTCACCGCTCAGCTCATCCGCGAGTGCTCTCTTGACGCAAAGGCGTTCATCCCCCGCAACGGATTCGCCGCCAGCATCACGGCACTCCTCAAGGCCCAGGAGGTCGGCCAGTCGACTCAGGCTGCcgaccagctcctcgaggacctccGCGGCGACAGCGTGGGCGCTGCCAAGCTTACGCCCATTGACCCCAAGGTCCACGAGCGCCTGCAGCACTACTTCTTCGAGTGGGTGCGCCTGTTCTCTGAGAACCCCAACACGCCCGAGGTCTCGTTTGTGCCCTACATCACGTGGCTGCAGAACGAGAACatccttggcggcgaggacgtctCGACAGCGTTCTACACGACCGCCatcaaggccgccgtcgagtgCGACACCAAGTCGGAGAACTGGTACGGCACGGatgccctcgccaagctcatcATTCTCATCGTGAAGAACTATGGGGACAAGAGTGGCCCCGGCAGCGTTACGCGTACAGTCTACTACTTCAACAAGATTGTGACCATCATGTCGTACAGCCTTGTTAGGGCGCAGCTCGACACCGAGGAGCGCTTCGACCAGCGCCCCTGGACGCGTTTCTTCACCAGCATGCTCTCGGAGATCAACTCGATCGAGGCCAGCCTCCCCGAGACCTCGCTTGGTTGCCTCAAGAGCATCGCCAACGTCCTCGGCATTGTCCAGCCTACGTACGCGCCGAGATTCGCCTTTGGCTGGATCTCGATCATTTCGCACCGCCTTTTCATGTCCAAGCTCctcgctgctcctcgccagGAGGGCTGGGCCGACTACCACAGGTGCCTCATGTGGCTGCTGCGCTTCGTTGCGCCGTTCatcagctcggcctcgtccgagctctcgccgccggcccgcAGCCTCTACCGTGCTACGCTGCGCATCCTGCTCGTGCTTATGCACGACTTCCCGGCTTTCCTGGTCGAGTACTACCACACTCTGTCGACCACGATCCCGGCCCACTGCGTCCAGCTCCGCAACATTATCCTTGCGGCCTTCCCGAcgtccgaggcggcgctcccCGACTGGTACAAGcgtctcgacgagctcgtgcccGACATGCAGTCGTTCCCTCGCGTGCGCTCGGACCACGTCAGCGCCCTCAACTCGGGCAACGTCAAGAACGCCATCGACCAGTACGTGCACACTGGCAGCcccaccggcggcgccattgtcgccgagctcaagaacCGCATTGCGGTCCAGAAGACACTGCCTGatggcacgacgacgaccgtgtGGAACAACACGCTGCTCCACGCGACTGTCTTCTACCTCGGCACGTCTGCCGTTCAGCGTCACTACATGACCGCTGGCGTTGCGGAGTTTGACCCCAAGGACCCCGGGGTGCTTCTCCTGGTCAACCTCGCTCACGCtctggacgccgagggccagTACCTGCTGTTGTCGGTCGTGGCCGACCAGCTCCGCTTCCCTTCGGCGCACACGCTCTTCTTCGCGTCGTTCATGCTCTACCTGTTCAAGATCTCGACCGAGTCTGCGATCCCCGAGCGTATCGCCCGCGTTCTTCTTGAGCGCGTCATTGTCGCGCGTCCCCACCCATGGGGTCTCATCGTCACGTTTGTCGAACTTCTCGAAAACCCGACCTACGGCTTCTGGGACCAGCCGTTTGTccgtgccgacgacgagatcttCATGATGTTCCGCCGGGCGC GCCACATCACGTTCATCTGTGCAACACACCATGGTTCAACAAGTATATACCGCCGTTCGTCCCATCCAGGGTACCTTGCAGCCTCCGATATTTCCTTTCCTTTCAATGTTTGTGACAGTAGAATCCCCTCAACCTCGCCACTCCCCATCAacctgctcgagcttgcgACCAAGCGTAAACGCAAACACGACGGCCACCCTACAATCCTCATAAAACCATCAACTATTGCCTCGTTGACACGCCACGTCAACGAGTAA
- the Ccdc94 gene encoding Coiled-coil domain-containing protein 94, with the protein MSERKVLNKYFPPDFDPSKIKRRKGGVKDPQIQVRLMAPFSMRCKRCGEYVYKGKKFNARKETAVGEEYLGVKVFRFYIKCPTCSSEITFKTDPKQGDFIVEHGATRNFENWAENDPGNKAGYLPDAADDDEYDSEGNAREDKAARDAMADLEASQEASRREMEVMEELADLRQRNARLETSRVGDDPEALLDALHRERANKEAEARRAAEDAEDDELVAKVFTKVATKTAAEVEAEEDAPAAAVTIKRSAKASAGEPTVAALLAAKGKVAEPAAKAPVANAAAAKRKREGMQKLLGIKKKAKA; encoded by the exons ATGTCCGAACGTAAGGTCCTAAAC AAATA CTTCCCGCCCGACTTTGATCCGTCCAAGATCAAGCGGCGCAAGGGCGGCGTCAAGGACCCGCAGATCCAGGTTCGTCTGATGGCGCCGTTCTCGATGCGGTGTAAGCGCTGCGGCGAGTATGTCT ACAAGGGCAAAAAGTTCAACGCGAGGAAGGAGACGGCCGTCGGGGAGGAGtacctcggcgtcaaggtgTTCCGGTTCTACATC AAATGCCCCACTTGCTCGTCCGAAATCACGTTCAAGACTGACCCAAAGCAAGGCGACTTTATCGTGGAacacggcgcgacgcgcaaCTTTGAAAACTGGGCCGAGAACGACCCGGGCAACAAGGCGGGCTATCTGCCCGatgcggccgacgacgacgagtacgacaGCGAGGGCAATGCGCGCGAGGACAAGgcagcgcgcgacgcgatGGCAGATCTCGAGGCGAGCCAAGAAGCCTCCCGGCGCGAGATGGAGGTGATggaggagcttgccgaccTGCGCCAGCGCAATGCGCGTCTGGAGACGAGCAGGGTAggcgacgaccccgaggcgctgctggacgcgctgcaccgcgagcgcgcgaacaaggaggccgaggcgcggcgggcggccgaggacgcagaggacgacgagctcgtaGCCAAGGTGTTTACCAAGGTCGCTACCAAGacagcggccgaggtcgaggcggaggaggacgcgccTGCTGCCGCAGTGACGATCAAGCGCAGCGCCAAGGCGTCCGCGGGCGAGCCGAccgtcgctgcgctgctcgcggccaagggcaaggtcgccgagccggccgccAAGGCACCGGTCGCGaacgctgccgctgccaaaAGGAAACGTGAGGGCATGCAGAAGCTGCTCGGGATtaagaagaaggccaaggcgtaG